The Pyrenophora tritici-repentis strain M4 chromosome 2, whole genome shotgun sequence genome window below encodes:
- a CDS encoding Dimer-Tnp-hAT domain containing protein, with the protein MPLRNLKRAAEGTPGPHGPHKRAKTAKGSASQPILMDDSQPELSIRTSPRKALAAAASQATEDAPFESQLRDAIPEATIQPPAEGSRAATEATSEAIEGGDDTGFDDEFTDNFDGIDWKRLPRFTKPLRTLKRNKSWVYQYGYRVASLREPHRTFFVCKYCHHRKIFCAYPEVTKSTSNAINHLAQKLLGHGYDRKGKLDSITLPRGQTTLKMMTEGGVDVPQGVANELGNFDVQRFRYAAVTWLVDNNHPLREFETPAFRQMIEFANPEAADALWVSHNSVASFVMRLYRYMEPQVVQMLSSAISKIHISFDGWTTKGGKRGFFGVVAHFADADGTIRDLPIALPQLTGAHTGERIAEVVGNIIDVFGITRSQLGYFVLDNAYANDTAVTKLAQRFEFTASHHRLRCGPHTLNLVGQMIIFGFDKDAYDNDQDEHKTEAAYLQEWRQQGPLGVLIDIINYIQTPQQHDLFADCQRRVNAKAPDQKQEILEPVKPVVTRWNSFHDTFVRAAKLHNAVDEYAQSHIERTMGADAYARSRNNKLTKVPAWMRSNGLTADDWAVITQYISVLEPLKEATKRLEARGKAGRFGAIYEVIPVFEAVLAVYEQLLKNHESVDYNANSAPEDHLPINLRAAWAKLNAYYTKLDESPAYFAATCLHPYYKNYCENSWRDKPSWLEANNAGLKQLWAFYKPQIQRQSRPPVRLSSGINDAINALVNAEPYGIVEVTEMDELERWRRFELRWTQEQFEQGSNPVSYWISLRPKYPNLARMAIDILTIPASSCECERLFSELGDLLEPRRRKIGSQLLAAIQCIRSWRDAGFKPPSDYNSGDVTDAEVAAIYEICKWDSEA; encoded by the coding sequence ATGCCGCTTCGTAACCTAAAACGCGCCGCCGAGGGCACCCCCGGCCCCCACGGCCCCCACAAGCGCGCCAAAACAGCTAAAGGCAGTGCATCGCAGCCTATCCTGATGGACGATTCGCAGCCTGAGCTGTCTATCCGCACCTCGCCACGTAAAGccctagctgctgcagcaaGCCAGGCCACCGAAGACGCGCCGTTCGAGTCGCAGTTGCGCGACGCTATACCAGAAGCTACTATACAACCGCCGGCCGAGGGTAGTAGGGCTGCTACGGAGGCTACAAGTGAGGCTATCGAAGGCGGGGATGATACTGGCTTTGATGACGAGTTTACGgacaactttgacggcattgatTGGAAGCGTTTACCGCGTTTTACGAAGCCGCTGCGTACGTTGAAGCGCAACAAAAGTTGGGTATATCAGTACGGTTACCGCGTTGCCTCTCTCCGTGAGCCTCATCGTACGTTCTTTGtttgcaaatactgccatcATCGTAAGATCTTTTGCGCCTATCCAGAGGTTACAAAGTCGACCAGTAACGCTATCAACCACCTCGCGCAGAAGCTACTTGGCCACGGCTACGATCGCAAGGGCAAACTGGATTCGATTACACTACCGCGAGGCCAAACGACGCTTAAGATGATGACCGAGGGCGGTGTCGATGTACCTCAAGGCGTCGCTAACGAGCTcggaaacttcgacgtacagcGCTTTCGATACGCCGCTGTTACGTGGCTTGTCGACAATAACCACCCTCTCCGCGAGTTCGAAACGCCTGCGTTTAGGCAGATGATAGAGTTTGCCAACCCGGAGGCAGCTGACGCGCTGTGGGTAAGTCACAACAGTGTAGCTAGCTTCGTGATGAGGCTGTATCGCTATATGGAGCCGCAGGTTGTTCAGATGCTCTCGTCGGCTATTAGTAAaatccatataagcttcgatggctggacgacaaaaggcggcaagcgcggcttctttggagttgTTGCTCATTTTGCTGACGCCGACGGCACTATCAGGGACCTACCTAtcgcgctgcctcagcttacgggcgcccacacgggcgagaggatagctgAAGTTGTTGGCAATATAATCGATGTCTTCGGTATAACACGTAGCCAGcttgggtactttgtgctcgacaACGCGTACGCTAATGACACCGCCGTCACCAAACTCGCCCAACGCTTTGAATTTACAGCAAGCCAtcaccgcctccgctgcggccctcacacacTTAACTTAGTCGGACAGATGATTATCTTCGGCTTTGATAAGGACGCGTACGATAATGATCAGGACGAGCACAAAACAGAGGCAGCCTACCTACAAGAATGGCGGCAGCAAGGTCCGCTTGGTGTACTaatcgatatcatcaacTACATCCAAACACCGCAACAACACGATCTTTTTGCCGATTGCCAGCGCCGTGTTAACGCTAAGGCTCCCGACCAAAAGCAGGAAATACTCGAGCCGGTAAAGCCAGTCGTCACGCGCTGGAACAGCTTTCACGACACCTTTGTACGCGCCGCAAAACTCCATAACGCCGTTGATGAGTACGCCCAAAGCCACATCGAAAGGACGATGGGCGCCGACGCGTACGCGCGTAGCCGTAACAATAAGCTCACTAAAGTACCAGCTTGGATGAGATCTAATGGGCTTACGGCTGACGATTGGGCGGTAATAACCCAGTATATATCAGTGTTGGAGCCGCTAAAGGAGGCgacaaaacggcttgaagctCGCGGTAAAGCTGGCCGTTTCGGCGCGATATACGAGGTTATACCTGTCTTCGAAGCTGTACTTGCCGTGTACGAGCAGCTACTTAAAAACCACGAAAGCGTCGACTATAATGCCAATAGCGCGCCAGAAGATCACCTTCCTATCAACCTACGCGCAGCTTGGGCAAAGCTTAACGCGTATTACACTAAGCTCGACGAATCACCCGCATACTTTGCcgctacctgcctccacccatactacaagaactactgtgagaacagctggcgcgacaaaccgaGCTGGCTTGAGGCAAACAACGCTGGGTTGAAACAACTTTGGGCGTTCTATAAGCCGCAAATACAGCGCCAAAGTCGCCCACCAGTGCGGCTCTCAAGTGGTATCAacgacgccatcaacgcgcTCGTTAATGCGGAGCCTTATGGCATTGTTGAGGTGACAGAGATGGATGAGCTGGAGCGTTGGCGACGGTTTGAACTCCGctggacgcaggagcagttcGAACAAGGTAGTAATCCTGTTAGCTATTGGATAAGCCTACGCCCAAAGTATCCTAACCTAGCGCGTATGGCGATCGATATATTAACAATACCAGCCTCAAGTTGTGAGTGCGAGCGGCTGTTCAGCGAGCTCGGTGATTTATTAGAGCCAAGGCGACGCAAAATTGGGTCACAACTGCTTGCAGCAATACAGTGTATACGAAGCTGGCGCGACGCTGGCTTTAAGCCTCCATCTGATTACAACTCAGGCGATGTAACTGACGCTGAGGTAGCTGCAATATACGAAATATGCAAGTGGGACAGCGAAGCTTAG
- a CDS encoding cutinase precursor: MKSVLFFLPATTLAALTSITQNDVTNGSGCKAMTILFARGTTELGNMGSVAGPPFVSAVGAMMGASNVAVQGIAYPADVPGFLVGGDAGGSKLMATMVGQVRAACPDTTLVMAGYSQGGQLVHNAASMLSAADTAFVSSSVIFGDPNNGKPVGNVAAADTKIICATGDLICAGQAVILPPHLSYGANAGQAANFVVGKMAAAKAKRDLLPGLAPERVAKFYVS; this comes from the exons ATGAAGTCCgttctcttcttcctgcCAGCCACTACCCTGGCCGCCCTCACGTCCATCACACAGAACGATGTAACAAACGGCAGTGGCTGCAAGGCAATGACTATCCTCTTCGCCCGTGGCACAACAGAACTGGGCAACATGGGCAGCGTGGCAGGACCACCTTTCGTCAGTGCCGTCGGCGCAATGATGGGAGCCAGCAACGTCGCCGTACAAGGCATCGCCTACCCAGCTGATGTCCCGGGTTTTCTTGTCGGTGGCGACGCAGGAGGCAGCAAGTTGATGGCGACCATGGTCGGTCAGGTCAGGGCCGCATGCCCAGACACCACATTGGTCATGGCAGGCTACTC TCAAGGAGGCCAACTCGTACACAACGCCGCCTCTATGCTTAGCGCCGCAGACACAGCCTTTGTCTCCAGCTCCGTTATCTTCGGTGACCCAAACAACGGCAAGCCTGTTGGTAATGTCGCTGCTGCAGACACCAAAATCATCTGTGCAACTGGCGACCTCATTTGCGCTGGCCAGGCTGTTATCCTGCCACCGCATCTGTCGTATGGCGCGAACGCGGGTCAGGCGGCTAATTTTGTTGTCGGCAAGATGGCGGCGGCGAAGGCGAAGCGTGACCTGCTACCTGGTCTTGCTCCTGAGCGGGTGGCCAAGTTTTATGTTTCGTAG
- a CDS encoding Glyco-hydro-43 multi-domain protein: MRFLNIATSALLASVVNASLQIVPGATWTATNTGQHIQAHGGGIIKDSNKWYWVGEDKTNGSAFQNVNCYSSTNLVEWTYEGALLSRTSSGDLGPNRVIERPKIMHNKQTGKYLLWMHIDSSDYKEAKIGVAIGDTVCGKYTYVRSEQPLGFQSRDSGVFVDDDGKGYLLTEDRENGLRINGLSDTYLNITKNIYTWKEKYEAPALIKRSGVYFMFASQLSGWNPNDNYYSTATSLSGPWSSWQKFADSGSNTYASQTTFVLPLGNNNFMYMGDRWVSSNLMRSTYIWLPLTLSGTTASMKNAVNWILDPSTGASSAGPTENAYEGESATLSNGAKTISCSGCSGGSAAGYIGGPTVGGVTIANAQSDVAGRTTLRIKHRNGDDGQRYASVVVNGKAQKAAFLPSGGSEPGSSVVHVDLKSEGNEIKLVGVDGGWGPDVDRVFVPVS; this comes from the exons ATGCGTTTTCTTAATATCGCAACGTCGGCCTTGCTGGCTTCAGTCGTGAATGCATCGCTTCAGATTGTACCGGGAGCGACTTGGACTGCG ACAAACACTGGTCAACACATCCAAGCCCACGGCGGTGGCATCATCAAAGATAGCAATAAGTGGTATTG GGTCGGAGAGGACAAGACTAATGGCTCTGCATTCCAGAACGTGAACTGTTACTCGTCTACCAATCTTGTAGAATGGACTTACGAAGGTGCTCTACTCTCACGTACCTCATCCGGTGACCTAGGCCCCAACCGTGTAATTGAAAGGCCAAAGATCATGCACAATAAGCAAACCGGCAAGTATCTACTGTGGATGCACATCGACAGTTCCGATTACAAAGAAGCAAAGATCGGCGTAGCAATAGGCGACACCGTCTGCGGAAAATACACCTACGTGCGTAGCGAGCAACCCTTGGGCTTCCAAAGCCGAGATTCCGGAGTCTTcgtcgacgacgacggcaaagGTTACCTCCTCACCGAAGAC CGTGAGAATGGCCTCCGCATAAACGGCCTCTCAGACACCTACCTCAACATAACAAAAAACATCTACACCTGGAAAGAAAAATACGAAGCACCCGCCCTAATCAAGCGGTCGGGAGTTTACTTCATGTTCGCGTCCCAACTCTCCGGTTGGAACCCCAACGACAACTACTACAGCACCGCCACCTCGCTCTCCGGCCCCTGGTCCTCATGGCAGAAATTCGCAGACTCGGGTTCTAATACTTATGCTTCACAAACGACTTTCGTCCTCCCGCTTGGAAACAACAATTTCATGTACATGGGCGACCGCTGGGTGTCGTCTAACCTCATGCGGAGTACTTATATCTGGCTGCCGCTCACCCTCTCCGGCACCACGGCATCCATGAAGAATGCTGTGAACTGGATCTTGGACCCCAGCACGGGCGCGTCATCCGCCGGGCCCACAGAAAACGCCTACGAAGGTGAATCAGCCACGCTTTCCAACGGCGCGAAAACGATTTCGTGTTCAGGTTGCTCTGGCGGGTCAGCAGCTGGCTACATTGGGGGACCCACGGTCGGCGGCGTGACGATTGCGAATGCGCAAAGTGATGTTGCGGGGCGCACGACGCTGAGAATCAAGCATAGGAATGGCGATGATGGACAGAGATATGCGAGTGTGGTGGTCAATGGCAAGGCGCAGAAGGCGGCGTTTTTGCCGAGTGGAGGGAGTGAGCCGGGGAGTTCGGTTGTCCATGTGGATTTGAAGAGCGAGGGGAATGAAATAAAGCTGGTGGGTGTGGATGGTGGGTGGGGGCCGGATGTTGATAGGGTTTTTGTGCCGGTTAGTTAG
- a CDS encoding Tymo-45kd-70kd domain containing protein, translating into MSIPVSYMPYPQALLTQTVPAPTTAAYLQSTFTPTDPSMTTAGLASMHTVTTVPTDGGTVTATITIQTNPLVVAIITMVGPGWEWASNGITMKETSPISTFATSSSYNPATLPLSKIATSSFSTLLTSTLSMAGISSHSPTATLSSVTKSTVETSLHTSTETPQAKPQSDISSNWIHRAGMYGGIIVGAIFALIIILLAVLALRRRATRKKELESLRPIRLQPLRQSGLRRSDNPVWPLAPPAPRQTFGETIRAYAADSRDTSTTFRPVRTLSQTEAMIRDRIATTGRPDLPLSATPRIYR; encoded by the exons ATGTCGATTCCCGTCTCATACATGCCTTATCCCCAGGCTCTCTTGACGCAGACTGTCCCCGCACCCACAACAGCTGCCTACCTGCAATCCACCTTCACCCCGACCGATCCCAGTATGACCACTGCCGGGCTTGCCAGTATGCACACAGTGACTACGGTTCCCACGGATGGAGGAACCGTTACCGCGACGATTACTATCCAAACCAATCCCTTGGTAGTGGCCATCATCACGATGGTTGGCCCAGGCTGGGAGTGGGCCTCGAACGGCATTACTATGAAAGAGACCTCGCCCATCTCTACATTCGCAACTTCGTCCTCCTACAATCCCGCGACCTTGCCCCTCTCCAAGATTGCGACATCATCATTCTCGACGCTTTTGACCTCAACCCTCTCCATGGCAGGGATTTCCTCGCACTCGCCAACCGCCACTCTTTCTTCAGTGACCAAGAGCACGGTGGAAACATCCCTTCACACAAGTACTGAGACACCACAGGCAAAGCCGCAGTCTGATATCTCCAGCAACTG GATCCATCGCGCTGGCATGTACGGTGGTATAATTGTTGGTGCAATTTTTGCTCTCATCATTATCCTCCTAGCAGTCCTCGCTTTGCGCCGTCGTGCTACCCGCAAGAAGGAGCTGGAGAGTCTCCGGCCTATCCGCCTGCAACCTTTGAGGCAATCCGGACTCCGCCGTAGCGACAACCCAGTATGGCCGCTCGCGCCTCCTGCCCCGAGGCAGACGTTCGGAGAAACGATCAGGGCATACGCAGCGGACAGTCGCGACACCAGTACTACATTCCGTCCGGTCCGCACTCTAAGCCAAACTGAGGCGATGATTAGGGACCGTATTGCGACCACAGGAAGGCCAGACCTTCCTCTCAGCGCAACACCCAGGATCTACAGGTAG
- a CDS encoding putative gnat family protein: MPLEVHRITDPSDFEAFVDIQLAAFQDGGGITAFLSPNPSPADYRQKIIDRQIQSLKEEPDLVFLKVIDTELDGKMIACAKWRINTEEKTEEQVKKMCPGPDEKDKENPALVDFWAFLSRVRKQYMGTKPFYFLHLLVTNPHHQRRGAGALLVGWGTKRADEAQLPSFLESSPVGRRLYTKMGFQTVEVVTFDLAKYGSSGTDESHVMIRPKPQ; the protein is encoded by the exons ATGCCACTCGAAGTACACCGCATCACAGACCCTTCCGACTTCGAAGCTTTCGTCGATATCCAACTCGCTGCATTTCAAGACGGCGGCGGCATCACTGCTTTTCTCTCGCCCAACCCATCCCCTGCCGATTACAGACAGAAGATCATTGACCGACAAATCCAGTCGTTGAAAGAGGAGCCTGATCTCGTGTTTCTGAAAGTCATCGACACAGAACTCGATGGCAAGATGATCGCATGCGCCAAGTGGCGCATCAACACAGAAGAGAAAACGGAAGAACAAGTCAAGAAGATGTGCCCGGGGCCAGATGAGAAGGACAAGGAGAATCCGGCATTGGTTGACTTCTGGGCTTTCTTGAGTAGGGTTAGGAAGCAGTATATGGGGACTAAGCCTTTCTACT TCTTGCATCTTCTAGTAACAAATCCGCATCATCAACGCAGAGGCGCAGGTGCCTTGCTCGTGGGTTGGGGTACTAAAAGAGCGGATGAAGCGCAACTACCTAGTTTCCTAGAGTCTTCGCCGGTGGGAAGACGGCTGTATACGAAGATGGGGTTCCAGACCGTGGAGGTCGTTACTTTCGATTTGGCAAAGTATGGATCTTCGGGGACGGATGAGAGTCATGTTATGATAAGGCCGAAGCCACAATAG